The following proteins are encoded in a genomic region of Zea mays cultivar B73 chromosome 9, Zm-B73-REFERENCE-NAM-5.0, whole genome shotgun sequence:
- the LOC103640234 gene encoding uncharacterized protein gives MVLIFLQDTTPQQYRRSGLNFWCGPYVWGGPYSSDRSSLVRQPPSARRRAQPLGQLHYAIRYLGFDIRDVQSPEDIVAAERLVFPGVGAFGSAMDVLNRTGMADALREYIQRDRPFLGICLGLQLLFDSSEENGPVSGLGVIPHIGWNALQITKDTPLLQGADGQHVYFVHSYRVLPSDANRDWISSICNYGDNFISSISMGNIQAVQFHPEKSGATGLSILKEFLRPNSLGTKVIQRRPRSLITESLLFLATQARELFYYLKAEKLREKLRQECLRKGTELAHGVADALFAGAATSQQMSVAISLEQSITPVLQDFMNLNIFYLPVYYCGGEEYSSKYDLLLFSAILLRSPHAPP, from the exons ATGGTACTAATTTTTTTGCAAGACACAACACCACAGCAGTACCGGCGTTCTGGGCTGAATTTTTGGTGCGGCCCATACGTTTGGGGCGGCCCATACTCCAGCGACCGCAGCAGTCTTGTTCGGCAACCTCCGTCCGCACGACGTCGCGCCCAACCGCTCGGTCAGCTCCACTACGCAATTCGCTACCTCGGCTTCGACATCCGCGACGTGCAGAGCCCGGAGGACATCGTCGCCGCGGAACGGCTCGTTTTTCCCGGTGTCGGCGCCTTCGGCTCCGCCATGGACGTCCTCAACAGGACGGGCATGGCCGACGCACTCCGTGAGTACATCCAAAGGGACCGCCCCTTCCTAGGCATCTGCCTCGGTCTCCAGCTGCTCTTCGATTCCAGCGAGGAGAACGGCCCGG TGAGCGGCCTCGGTGTGATACCACATATTGGCTGGAACGCTCTCCAAATCACCAAGGACACACCACTGTTGCAGGGAGCTGATGGCCAGCATGTGTACTTTGTTCACTCCTACCGCGTACTGCCT TCAGATGCTAATAGAGACTGGATTTCCTCGATATGCAACTATGGTGACAACTTTATATCCTCCATCTCAATGGGCAACATTCAGGCAGTTCAATTTCACCCAGAAAAGAGTGGAG CTACCGGACTTTCTATTCTAAAAGAATTTCTCAGACCTAACTCTCTTGGGACCAAGGTAATACAAAGGAGACCAAGATCACTG ATCACTGAGAGTTTATTGTTCCTGGCGACGCAGGCGCGTGAACTCTTCTACTACCTCAAGG CGGAAAAACTCAGGGAGAAGCTGAGGCAGGAGTGCCTGCGGAAGGGGACGGAACTGGCGCATGGGGTGGCTGACGCCCTCTTCGCT GGTGCTGCGACAAGCCAGCAGATGAGCGTGGCGATCTCGCTGGAGCAGTCCATCACGCCGGTGCTTCAGGACTTTATGAATCTCAACATATTCTATCTACCAGTGTATTACTgtggaggtgaggagtatagctcAAAGTATGATCTGCTCCTCTTCTCTGCTATCCTTCTCCGCTCCCCTCATGCTCCACCTTGA
- the LOC103638939 gene encoding glycine cleavage system H protein 2, mitochondrial, with the protein MPKDLKYADSHEWVKVEGDSATVGITDYAQRALGELVYVELPEVGISVSQGKTFAALESVKAASDTYSPVSGEVVEVNEKLSDLPGLVNTSPYEKGWLIKVKLSNSGELNSLMDDDKYSKFCEGNH; encoded by the exons ATGCCGAAGGATCTGAAGTATGCTGACTCTCATGAATGGGTGAAAGTGGAGGGTGATTCAGCAACCGTGGGGATTACTGACTATGCCCAG CGTGCTTTGGGTGAGCTTGTTTATGTGGAGCTACCAGAAGTTGGCATCAGTGTATCCCAGGGAAAGACCTTTGCTGCTCTTGAGAGTGTGAAGGCAGCCAGCGATACCTATTCACCAGTGTCTGGAGAGGTGGTTGAAGTGAACGAGAAACTAAGTGACTTGCCTGGATTG GTGAATACAAGTCCATATGAGAAGGGATGGCTTATCAAGGTCAAGCTCAGCAATTCAGGTGAGCTCAATTCGCTCATGGATGATGATAAGTACTCGAAATTCTGCGAAGGCAACCATTGA